One region of Candidatus Omnitrophota bacterium genomic DNA includes:
- a CDS encoding glycosyltransferase, producing MNISLIIPVKNEEKAVGPLLVSIMAQTLVPEEIVITDGGSTDNTVRAIEDYIKKGFPIKMVRTDDAFPGKGRNLAIEASGNELIAMTDAGITLDKNWLEELAQMFSADPDLKVAYGSYEPVTDSLFKECFALLALSAPVSLGGRWTRTYFVASSMIKKDVWRSVGGFPDLRSAEDKIFMDRIKQKHFKTTVNPKAIVHWNLPGDFLQVFKKVSLYSMHDLIAGRFNDWHRSVTLMYLAGLVFFMLGFAFSPAWFFILVFCALARSALILVKKSPGRLLPYFLDLRRFALLTALMFWIDIAMFYGIVCYVGKKWRLGWHK from the coding sequence ATGAACATATCTCTCATAATACCAGTTAAGAACGAAGAAAAGGCTGTAGGGCCTCTCCTGGTTTCTATTATGGCCCAGACACTTGTGCCCGAAGAAATAGTTATAACAGACGGTGGTTCAACCGATAATACCGTTAGGGCAATAGAAGATTATATAAAAAAGGGGTTTCCTATAAAGATGGTACGTACGGACGACGCGTTCCCGGGTAAGGGCAGAAATCTCGCCATCGAGGCATCGGGTAATGAGCTTATCGCCATGACGGATGCGGGGATAACCCTGGATAAGAACTGGCTTGAGGAACTTGCCCAAATGTTCAGCGCTGACCCTGATCTTAAAGTGGCTTATGGTTCGTATGAGCCTGTTACAGACTCTCTTTTTAAAGAATGTTTCGCGTTACTTGCCCTATCGGCTCCGGTATCCTTGGGCGGTAGATGGACGAGAACATATTTTGTCGCATCGTCGATGATAAAAAAAGATGTATGGCGCTCCGTAGGCGGTTTCCCGGATCTGCGCTCGGCGGAGGACAAGATATTCATGGACAGGATAAAGCAAAAGCATTTTAAAACAACGGTGAATCCAAAAGCGATAGTGCATTGGAACCTGCCGGGAGATTTTTTACAGGTGTTTAAAAAAGTATCGTTATATTCGATGCACGATCTGATAGCGGGAAGATTCAATGATTGGCACAGATCCGTCACACTTATGTACCTGGCCGGATTGGTTTTCTTTATGCTTGGTTTTGCCTTCTCTCCGGCGTGGTTTTTTATTCTCGTCTTCTGCGCTCTGGCCAGATCAGCCTTGATCCTTGTTAAGAAATCGCCGGGCAGACTTTTGCCATACTTTCTTGACTTAAGAAGATTCGCCTTACTTACCGCATTGATGTTCTGGATAGATATTGCTATGTTTTATGGTATCGTATGTTATGTCGGTAAAAAATGGAGGCTCGGATGGCACAAATGA